Part of the Nicotiana sylvestris chromosome 5, ASM39365v2, whole genome shotgun sequence genome is shown below.
TTGTTGGTGCTTGATCTGCACATGCATAATCAAACTAAGAAAAAGAATATCAAAATTCAAGATGACTCAGCCCAAAAGAAGTTCGATGTGTTAATACGTGCATAACAATGAAATCATAAAGCAACATCTACCTTGTCACCAAAGTACAAGCTGACGTGCTCGAGAGCAAAGCAAGACTCGAAAAATTTTGCAAGATAAAAGTTCTCTGCTTCCACAGAAGAACCTTGATATAAGTGCAGAGATGCTTTTGTCAGAAGAGGGACATTCTTTAGACAGAGAGAACTTATACTGCCTGTGAAATCAAAGGATTTCAGCATGGGGGCATTAATCtcaattatgtttaaaatttctGAGACTTGCAACACCAACCGCTCAAGCAACGGGCAATGATTTATTAAACTTTCGAGCAACTCAAAAGAAATTGTGACCCTACACAATTCCAGGCTAACTAAACTTGAAAATCCTTTAAAGGCTGATGGAGGATGTATTGAGCAATCATGAAGAGTCAAATGCCTAAGCTGCGAACATTCAAAAAGTGAAGAAGGCATTTTGTATATCTTTTGCCATGGAAAGTGAAGAACAAGATGTTGAATGTCATTCCTCGAGAGGAAATATATGAAGTTGTCAATCGTAGGACATCTTTTCGAATCAACAACGTCGAGCTTGAACTTATTAATGGGTCCTTCATGAAGGGTCAAAATTTGATATATAATCTTTGTAAATTTAACTGTAGGGGATAGTTTATCCTTTTTTGTTTTCCAAAGAGATTCATCAAGCTTCAACTTTGTAAGTCTACACCAGTGATACCTCCATTTTTTTGATAAGATGCTTGTTCTCACAGCATCTTTACAAGGCAAACGCATCAGAATGACATCGATTACATTATCAGGAAGGTTGCTAATGACGTCAGGACCTAAACTTCGACGATTCTTTCTTCCTTTAGGAGGCATCATATAAGAATAATCACCAAGAACCTATAGAAAATAAGCAATAATACAAAGTAAGGAATCTCCAAACTATTCACATTGTCAAACCAACAAAAGAAATAAAGGTGCATTCGAGTTGAATTCAGTCAACTATCTCCTCTAGTATCAATGTATACGGATATTCCAATGTGACACCCTAGGCGAATCCCACATCGACAAAACATGGGAGAGATGTTAGGTATATAAGTAGACAAGTCTTAGACCCTGGTGACGCATTTTAAACCCATGAGGGCCTAGACCTAAAGCGGATAATATCACTATCGGGCTGGGCTGTTACATCTTATTTGCCTTGAGATACCCATATCAGGCTAACAGAGTGGCTATTAGAATTTCTAACACCTCTACTGGATATTTAACATAGCTTAATATCCATTAATTGCATTCTCACgacaagaagaagaacaacaacaacaacccagtataatcccacaagtagggtctggggagggtaatatgtacgcagaccttaaccTTACCCCAAGGGGCACGGAGGTTGTTTTCAGGAGACACTCGGCTCAAGAAAGCGACAAGAtacgatatattagtactatcaatagactcataataaaataacataaaataacataaaataaagcCCTGCAGGAAGTACGAAAAAGAcggaagatataataatatccgGCAGATAAAGCCCTGTATCCTAAGACTAAATcataactggctagtctcactttAGTGAGCTGTTGAAATGCTCACAACCTtctctaacctacaaccttaatgatCGACcgccacaattccctgtcaagaAGAACCTTCTATCAATAATTCAAAAATACATTTTTGGGTTCAAAAGGAAAAATGCAAAGAACAGAAATAAATGTCAAAGCATAAAAACCAGAATAATTTCCAAGATTTGGTCTTTTTTTTCTAAATTAAGCTGAAGAACCTATAATTGCAATAAACACCAATTAAAAAGAGGTATTTACATTTTAAGCAATTATTTAGagcccggggggggggggggttgtacATTTTGAAGCGTACCAAGACGTAGGAATACCGATAATGTCAAATCTTCAACTGTTCTGGACACTTCAATTTGACCTTTCAACTCTTTAGGGTTCATCGCCAATTCAAAGAGAAAGAGGATTTATTTAAAGGGCAAAGGTACAAATTGGCCCTGAACTTTGCAAATGGTTCAAATTTGTCCTCCATTAATGGTTATTGTCAGATCTACCCTTGTCGTTATAAAGAAATTATATGTTAAatttgctggaactccatcacCAATCCTTCTTGATCACCCACCACTCGCCGGAGCTCCACATCGACCTCCAAATACTAAGGGTTTGTTTGGAAAGTCACATGGTAATTGGAATTGAGTATAATTATTAGGGTAATAATTATACAATTTAATAATTATATAGTATTATAATTACAATGACCTATTTGATTGTCATAATGTAATGACAGTCTAATTACAGATGTACTGTATGGTTGCATAAATATAATCATACAgttagattaaattttaaatataaaattaattattaaaaataaaaattaaaagctAAGATTTAACAAATATAAGCCTTTATAAATAATAGTAAATTTTACATTTAAGATAGATATTGTTTCTTGACaatatattaattactaattataTATTTGTAACTAATATTATAAAAgtaaatgatatatatatatatatatatatttcaaattaataatattttacttTAATCAATTGTAAGAACTAAAAGTACATATTTTGTAAGAACATCATGgataatatttataaatataatacCATAACACTACTCAAATATTTTAGGAAAAAGTAATCTATCAACCTTAACTGAAAAATGAATGGCTTACATTTGAATTAATAAGTGAATacttttaaagaaaataaaataaaagtggaaatataacataaaattcaaaattcagaaaaaatTAACATAATACTCTTTTGTAAAATTACAATATAATCTAAAATAATTTTCAATGTAGTTTAagtaaatataattcaaaagtaAAGGAAAACATAATTTTATAACCTCATTCAACAATGAGATTCTATTTTAATCACATCAATCACTATATGCTAAGTTTATTAATGATGCATTACTTCTAATACTAGGAGGAGTGGTTTCAAAACTAAAATTACAGCACAACTATGCTAAatgaagaaaataataataaaataaaaaatacgaGCAACTACATGgaatcacaaaaaataaaggTTAAAAAATGagaatattatttaaatattaaaaagtAATCTATCATTATACCACAGTTAAGTTTGCACGTAACCTCATCCAATAATAAAGTTCAACTTTAATGATATCACTCATTATAAGTCAAGTTTATGAATGACTTATTCTTTCTAAGATTACGGGGTATACCTTTTTAGAAAAATTAGAATAATAACATGGCTAAatgtaataaaaaaaataaaaaaatatgagaAATTATATAGAAACACGTGAGGTTCGAAAATgagaataaggaaataaaaaaaatattgtaaAACTAATACTTAAAAAAGAATTTAAaaacttaagaaaattaaaaagaaaaaaatagaaataaaagtcaaatcataaagaaaagaaaagatattCAAAAAATAACCTTGTAATTACACCATGTAATTGTAATTACCAACAATTGTCAGCTCCCCCTTGAGAATTGTATAGTATAATTACACCCTCTCAATTACACTCAATTACATGCTAACCaggtactccctccggtccaaaataagtgattttatggcctttttcttgtggtccaaaataagtgatttttccagatttcaagaatgaattaattatttttttcctacattgtccTTAGAGTAAATAGTAttggaatatgtgttaggagtgtttatgtgagatagtaaaggttaatatggtcaattctattgctaattaatgctaaaagatggatttcttaatctgtgtaaaaacattcaaaaaatcacttattttggaccggagggagtagttACTTAGTCAGACAAACATGTCAAAACTGTGTAATTACACCCAAATCCAATTTCATGGTGACTTTCTAAACAGGCTCTAAGTGggcatttggacataagaatggtaaaattccgaaaaaggtaaataaaaaaaaatcaagtaaaaatgatatttaaaaattagagtcgTTTTTTGAACATGAATATAATCTtaggttgtttttgaatttttgtaagTGATGtgaatgaaaattttaaaaaacaactttttggagtttttaaaattttcgaaaaaatctaaaattcattttcaagtgaaaattaaaacttttatggtcaaacactaatttcggaaaaaaagttaaaaaacaATTTGATGGCTAAGCGGCTCTAAAACACTCACGTACCTAAGGTCAATTTTGGATTATTTAGTAGAGTTCAAGGCAATTTTGACCCTTTATTAGTAGAAAAATATCTTCTCTTACACCAAACACAACAACCGTAACAttacgggagaaattcaaaaatagccagatttacaactgatcGTTTAAAAATAttccagttttaaaagtaatcgaaatttagccactttttatgtaaagataaatctgagcgaaaacactgttcaaaacccggaaaatacgccagtatattatactggagttccaagcaTACTCCAACATActatactggagttccagaataagtatgctggaactccaccataatatgatggagttccagcataagtacactagaactccagcataatatactggagttccaacaagtataattgtccagtataatatagtAGAGTTTGGAGCgccggtgctccagtctctagtatattatactggagtcagcaaaatatatcggtccagtataatatgttggagttcatacacaggtgcaccgaacttcagtatattatgctggaccggtctctattgcaacaaaatagtagctatttttcattgacttcgtaaacgctggctatttttgaatgaccggtccaaaaactggctataccATGCTATTTTTACTAACATTACACCATGAATATTGTTGGAAAAATACAACAAAGTacagtaaaaaaataaaatgaagaaaatcaaataaatattCTTCAGGTTGAAGCGCGAATATCTCGCTCTCTTTAAGGAGATTCAGGGTTGTTGCGGTAGAATTTTAATTTACCGGTCCATCAACAATACTCTTAACTTGTCACGTTCATGACACAATAGCTTGACAATGTCGTATGACTCAAAGAACTCCGAACTAGTTGTTGCGTCCAAAGCTCGACCACAAAAAAATACCTTCATTCGACAAAATAATATTCTCTTTTCTAGTGAATAAGTTGgagatataaaaaaataaaaaatctctCAAATCTCTCTTTTTTACCACACCAACTTTTTGATAATTATTAAACCTCATTACCAAAATTGAAAATGTATGTACagatattttaaaaaaaacatcaGCTTTAGGACATTTTCTACAAGCATGTTGTGTAATGCATTGCAACTCATCGCCCCAATATATTGCATTCCTTCTAATTAAACTTCTGCCAAACAATCGCATATACCTCACCAGCGAAACAAAAAATATTTCACGGGTGTTCaaactataaaaaaaaataataataaactcCGACAAAAGGtgtaaatatatattatatagcaGCAAACAACGGAGAAGCTAGGCTAAAAAAAATTCTAGATGATGATGTTAACCTAAGCATGAAAACTAACCACAAAATCCACTCTACCTTCTCTCTAGGAAGACTGTGAATAGTGACGCTGTCACTATTCACCGGATCATAACTCCGTCGTCCCGCAGTGGAAAATTACAAGATTGGTGTCAAAAGAACCTCCTACTCTTTGCGCACAATCCCCAATTGGTTTCATAGTCAAAGTCATAGCCAATTGTTCTAGATCTTAATTTCTTTTTTCGCGTGCACTGTAGCATCGAGAATTTCCAGAAATTCAGTTCTTCATCAGATGTTTTGACGAGAATtgaggcagccatggatgctgcGAGCTCTCCCCAGCCTTTGGCTGTGGGAGAGACAAATCAAAATACTAATGAAACAAATCCAAACATGATGCCAAAACAATCCTATGATGCATTGATTCAAAAAACGAAATCTGCTGCAACCTCGTCAAAACTGGAGTTAACTCCTGTCCATATGGTTCATGGAGAACCAACTGTAGAATTCACAGTCGAAGAGGTGAACACTTTCACCATCGAAGAAggactgcatcaggcagtaattCTCAAATTTTCATATGGCAAACCAGATATTCAAGAGTTACGACAGTTAATTCTGAAACAATTCAACGTCAAAGGTTATTGCAACGTTGGACAGCTAGAATTTCGTCATATCTTGGTACGTTTTGATCTCTTTGAAGATTATGTTCAGGTTTTGTAAAGATCTACTGGGTATGTTAAGGCGAAGGGAGATGAATTTTTCGTTAGGACGTTTCCATGGATGTTAGGATTCAATCCTCGTGAAGAAACTTCAAGAGCTGTGGCATGGATTTCTTTGCCTGATTTGCCTGCAAATTTTTTCGCAAAGAAATCTTTATTGTCTATAGCTTCAGCAGTAGGGAAACCTCTTGCAATTGATAAAGCGACTCAAGATCGAACAAGACCAAGTACAGCAAGGGTTAAAGTCTTGATTAATTTATTAAACAAACATCCTAAGAGAGTTCGAATAAATAGACAAGAATTCTGGGAGAATTGTGGAACATTATCAGCAGATAGTGTTTGACAATCTACCAGAATACTGTACTTGTTGTAAGCACCATGGGCATGATGAAAACTCATGCCGTAGGAGGATCGAGGATGGTAAGGAAACTGCTGCTGGAGGAGATGTAGTGGAAGGCTTGGGCAATCTTGACAAATTAGCTGGTGATGCCAGGGATTACCTTAATGCCAAGAGAGCTGTGCAACCGAGGGATCAAGAGGCAAAGGAAAATCCTATAGAAGAGGTGTTGAAGTTGGACAAGGGACCTCCTAAACCCTCTAGAGATGTCCCTGCCTCTACTATATTTGCACGAATGTATCTAGCTACTGTTGGTGCATTGAAAGCTGCTGCAGATCGAGCTATAGGTAATGCACCTCATGTGAATAAAGCAATGGATAGAGCAGCAGGAGATCAGCATGTTGCAGGAACTGGTAATATGGATATGGGATCAATGCCTTCAGGTGTTAAAGATGGTGTTAAGGCTAATTCACAAAATAATGCTGAAGGTgagcaacaaaaaaaatatacaggg
Proteins encoded:
- the LOC104214026 gene encoding F-box/FBD/LRR-repeat protein At1g13570-like, translating into MMPPKGRKNRRSLGPDVISNLPDNVIDVILMRLPCKDAVRTSILSKKWRYHWCRLTKLKLDESLWKTKKDKLSPTVKFTKIIYQILTLHEGPINKFKLDVVDSKRCPTIDNFIYFLSRNDIQHLVLHFPWQKIYKMPSSLFECSQLRHLTLHDCSIHPPSAFKGFSSLVSLELCRVTISFELLESLINHCPLLERLVLQVSEILNIIEINAPMLKSFDFTGSISSLCLKNVPLLTKASLHLYQGSSVEAENFYLAKFFESCFALEHVSLYFGDKFDYACADQAPTRLPFDHNRVKHFYVPYMNPRESYKLSYYLCLIRSFSYLESFETEVLNLHDAGVVESLELERFSDVIFNHLKEVKLKIFSGMTHEMQLIKLFLAKSPVLVRVLIDPSYLCIKNLISLDRRSEIFAEFSNFFRASPKAEVVYMYLDNQTSRFNQIVNFD